In Columba livia isolate bColLiv1 breed racing homer chromosome 25, bColLiv1.pat.W.v2, whole genome shotgun sequence, the following proteins share a genomic window:
- the ZMIZ2 gene encoding LOW QUALITY PROTEIN: zinc finger MIZ domain-containing protein 2 (The sequence of the model RefSeq protein was modified relative to this genomic sequence to represent the inferred CDS: deleted 1 base in 1 codon) → MNSMNPMKSSGDGSFAYEAVPWQPSTNQPAGSLSVVTTVWGVSNTSQSQVFGSPMGPGGSGSSTPLLPGMAGTGSGMNSPPFLPQQPFTEGAPGKGYVQPGVYGRGAYPGAPGFTASYASSPGGPGGMGLPSHAGRPPADFTQAAAAAAVAAAAATATATATATVAALQEKQSQELSQYGAMGAGQPFSSQFLPHAGPRSPAMSPAGMASVMAPSGVSPVGMSPVRAPGAGPLYGGQRLPQHSYPGPAPSQQLPRQGLKRAYSTEGYPAQPYLQGGQYAAAGAQYPLSAPQSSAPSPSYPGHRLQQGMGQYLSTSGNTGPYYKPAEQFNGQSGGFGGYSQAAVNGPGRSLPGYPSSPLAGNPTPPMTPGSGIPSYVSPGQDVKSPFLPDTKPSVTSLHPSPAGPAPGEELRLTFPVRDGVVLEPFRLQHNLAVSNHVFQLRDSVYKTLMMRPDLELQFKCYHHEDRQMNTNWPASVQVSVNATPLTIERGDNKTSHKPLYLKHVCQPGRNTIQITVTACCCSHLFVLQLVHRPSVRSVLQGLIKKRLLPAEHCITKIKRNFSSGTIPGTPGPNGEDGVEQTAIKVSLKCPITFRRIQLPARGHDCRHIQCFDLESYLQLNCERGTWRCPVCNKTALLEGLEVDQYMLGILIHIQNSEHEEITIDPTCSWKPVPVKPDVHVKEEPEGPALKRCRTLSPTHMVLPNIMEMIAALGPGSAPFPALPPPPTGAAADYAAPGSTFPGPGGFPEPFPPPGAPGTPTLSDFTPGPPPISYQSDIPSGLLAPEKPPVPPLPAQLPPSGRIEPSHPPVQPGLHNPALGSQPAQPLHHRSAPARPPLGPPGPAHPTDLAFPPAPSDGSEPALDLLPELTNPDELLSYLGPPDLPSSSNDDLLSLFENN, encoded by the exons ATGAACTCCATGAACCCCATGAAATCCTCCGG tgaTGGTTCATTTGCATACGAGGCTGTTCCTTGGCAACCGAGCACCAATCAGCCGGCGGGATCCCTCTCCGTGGTAACCACCGTCTGGGGTGTCAGCAACACCTCCCAGAGCCAG GTTTTTGGCAGCCCCATGGGCCCCGGGGGGAGCGGCTCCAGCACCCCGCTGCTGCCCGGCATGGCTGGTACCGGCTCGGGGATGAACTCGCCGCCGTTCCTGCCGCAGCAGCCGTTCACCGAGGGGGCACCTGGGAAGGGCTACGTGCAGCCAGGTGTCTATGGCCGCGGCGCTTACCCCGGCGCGCCGGGCTTCACCGCCAG CTACGCCAGCAGccccggcggccccggcgggATGGGGCTCCCCTCGCACGCTGGCCGCCCCCCCGCCGACTTCACCCAGgcggccgccgctgccgccgtcgctgctgctgctgccaccgccACGGCCACGGCCACGGCAACGGTGGCGGCgctgcaggagaagcagagccaggagctgagccagTACGGCGCG ATGGGCGCCGGACAACCCTTCAGCAGCCAGTTCCTGCCGCACGCCGGCCCCCGCAGCCCTGCCATGAGCCCAGCCGGCATGGCGAGCGTCATGGCTCCCTCCGGTGTCTCCCCCGTGGGCATGAGCCCCGTGCGGGCGCCCGGCGCAGGGCCCCTGTACGGGGGGCAgcggctgccccagcacagctACCCTGGCCCCGCGCCGAGCCAGCAGCTGCCCCGCCAGGGCCTCAAGCGGGCGTATTCCACCGAG GGCTACCCGGCGCAGCCGTATCTCCAGGGCGGGCAGTACGCTGCAGCGGGGGCCCAGTACCCACTCAGTGCCCCCCAGTCCTCCGCTCCGTCCCCCTCCTATCCCGggcacaggctgcagcagggcaTGGGCCAGTACCTGTCTACCTCGGGCAACACCGGACCCTATTACAAG CCAGCTGAGCAGTTCAATGGGCAGAGCGGCGGTTTCGGCGGCTATAGCCAGGCGGCCGTTAACGGG CCGGGCCGGTCGCTGCCGGGGTACCCCAGCTCGCCGCTGGCCGGGAACCCCACACCCCCCATGACGCCGGGCAGCGGGATCCCGTCCTATGTGTCCCCGGGTCAGGACGTGAAGTCGCCCTTCCTGCCAGACACGAAGCCCAGTGTCACCTCTCTGCACCCGTCCCCCGCGG GGCCGGCCCCCGGCGAGGAGCTGCGGCTGACGTTCCCGGTGCGGGACGGGGTGGTGCTGGAGCCGTTCCGCCTGCAGCACAACCTGGCCGTCAGCAACCACGTCTTCCAGCTGCGCGACTCCGTCTACAAGACCCTCATGATGAG GCCTGACCTGGAGCTGCAGTTCAAGTGCTATCACCACGAGGACCGGCAGATGAACACCAACTGGCCGGCGTCCGTGCAGGTCAGCGTCAACGCCACGCCGCTCACCATCGAGCGCGGCGACAACAAGACCTCCCACAAGCCGCTCTACCTGAAGCACGTCTGCCAGCCCGGCAGGAACACCATCCAGATCACCGTCACCGCCTGCTGCTGC TCCCACCTGTTCGTGCTGCAGCTGGTGCACCGGCCCTCGGTGCGCTCGGTGCTGCAGGGGCTCATCAAGAAGCGCCTGCTCCCCGCCGAGCACTGCATCACCAAAA TCAAGCGCAACTTCAGCAGCGGGACCATCCCGGGGACCCCGGGGCCCAATGGTGAGGACGGCGTGGAGCAAACGGCCATCAAAGTGTCCCTCAAGTGTCCCATCACCTTCCGGAGGATCCAGCTCCCGGCCAGGGGCCACGACTGCCGCCACATACAG TGCTTCGACCTGGAGTCCTACCTGCAGCTCAACTGCGAGAGGGGGACATGGCGCTGTCCTGTCTGCAA TAAGACGGCTCTGCTGGAGGGGCTGGAGGTGGACCAGTACATGCTGGGCATCCTGATCCACATCCAGAA CTCGGAGCACGAGGAGATCACCATCGACCCGACCTGCAGCTGGAAACCCGTCCCCGTCAAACCCGATGTCCACGTGAAGGAGGAACCGGAGGGGCCGGCGCTGAAGCGGTGCCGGACGCTCAGCCCCACGCACATGGTGCTGCCCAACATCATGGAGATGATCGCGGCCCTGGGGCCCGGCTCCGCACCCTtcccggcgctgccgccgcccccCACGGGTGCCGCTGCCGACTACGCCGCCCCGG GTTCCACCTTTCCGGGACCCGGGGGCTTCCCCGAGCCCTTCCCCCCGCCCGGTGCCCCCGGCACACCAACGCTGAGTGACTTCACGCCAGGA CCCCCCCCCATCTCTTACCAGTCCGACATCCCCAGCGGCCTCCTGGCCCCCGAGAAGCCCCCTGTGCCCCCTCTCCCCGCACAG TTGCCCCCGTCGGGGCGGATAGAGCCGTCCCACCCCCCGGTGCAACCTGGGCTGCACAACCCCGCGCTGGGCAGCCAGCCGGCACAGCCCCTGCACCACCGCAGCGCCCCAGCACGGCCCCCCCTgggcccccccggcccggcaCACCCCACCGACCTCGCCTTCCCCCCCGCGCCCAGCGACGGGTCGGAGCCGGCCCTGGAC ctcctgcctgagCTGACGAACCCCGACGAGCTGCTCTCCTACCTGGGCCCCCCCgacctccccagcagcagcaacgacgacctcctctccctctttgAGAACAACTGA
- the PPIA gene encoding peptidyl-prolyl cis-trans isomerase A, with the protein MANPTVFFDIAANGEPLGRVTFELFADKVPKTAENFRALSTGEKGFGYKGSCFHRIIPGFMCQGGDFTRHNGTGGKSIYGEKFPDENFILKHTGPGILSMANAGPNTNGSQFFICTAKTEWLDGKHVVFGRVKEGMNVVEAMERCGSKDGKTSKKITITDCGQLS; encoded by the exons ATGGCCAACCCCACCGTCTTCTTCGACATCGCCGCCAACGGCGAGCCCCTGGGCCGCGTCACCTtcgag CTGTTTGCAGACAAGGTCCCCAAGACAGCAG aaaacttccGTGCCCTGAGCACCGGTGAGAAGGGATTTGGCTACAAGGGGTCCTGCTTCCACAGAATCATTCCTGGGTTCATGTGCCAG GGTGGCGACTTCACGCGCCACAATGGCACCGGCGGCAAATCCATCTATGGGGAGAAGTTCCCCGATGAGAACTTCatcctgaagcacacaggccCTGGCATCCTGTCCATGGCCAACGCTGGCCCCAACACAAACGGTTCCCAGTTCTTCATCTGCACTGCCAAGACCGAGTG GTTGGATGGCAAGCACGTTGTCTTCGGCCGCGTCAAGGAGGGGATGAACGTGGTGGAGGCCATGGAGCGCTGTGGCTCCAAAGATGGCAAAACAAGCAAGAAGATCACCATCACCGACTGCGGGCAGCTCTCGTGA